The Propionibacterium freudenreichii subsp. freudenreichii genome contains a region encoding:
- a CDS encoding PPi-type phosphoenolpyruvate carboxykinase, giving the protein MSVVERRQINAAINLRLSLLGLPHPDSNAESPDAILVEPLLARQRELSRRLKDRLSAPDLRIQRFLDDYLADCDEHPQLPRTTLVLDEPGLARGLSLPVDGDEFHSDIVASYRLVNGVLHNPKHDRRTTAGVFHISTGGLPIPQDKVEVDKNVYARILARAFQAPDEELALPYTANLPEQAHCWASLLMRPTVLPAVPGRTTEKSYEVHFIVPGGLMCNLDFVEGIFGNAGDPYLPENDASLDPDSWTGHTGCVILAPHLTTMTKKSLGMPHYDDATERQRRDGQCWRHEDDLYNDGKAFKVCARDERGVIVTVIADNYFGYCKKEVKTQISYSANLLGGAEEEHSGGAEVYPAWNLNQDFTDRTPDDFTLADVISTNRELLDVRPEGYAVYKPEPNIVFIPEHSHYSMRTQTISWTAHGAEQTIKLLAGKHYLSPDGYRIHAKHREMDATQWHLIGTSSRAVTCHKPATVSGGGKSEISKSISDAFVFGNAFSHDIDSAMDQVQALFDTDFTNRFADASRNGTDHRPVLSIDRSLGSVIKLLTPSIQYNDEYNAFLEGIEPDVKELAFTVKRYYLPEWGEDWRSHFTVGIMNGRHGNMVRLDGKKIITNMLRVGFREDGSWRLFTLRPDYSPAVKVQTEDDITASTVTPPWEDAEGLPRKYVTNCEHLLFQRPDDAIHRGYDKQAEFDLASGTDTFISNFEPLTHEQARDLLTDVQAYSEFTKPVRKLIERVAAMPDDQSPEFWVCSDDPRHLPDGGRSKNPRYLQVRPTDSNPELTTVADVAGKLARKLPLAGHAPQPIDVVAAGRRNNPPEDKVPALCAYNPLHYMELPELFMEYISSMTGKSPSTTGAGSEGALTKGPFNALPAVYDLNAALLSYALTDYDGWLSSAGYIGPNARVDHDISMLIPELFSHMGPNDRNTKRLISEGYLEKMQDFDFDGHRVLASRLGYRINDRFVTHYFGRIFLHPDVVFSEEMLRPELQDEKIFADSIDVIVKTHQRVAQMYFDDGTVSLACPPIRALLEIMAHGASAEGWTLDSPEFRKLFERESVLASDWYAQRLDAKQAEDVKQAEEGVERLKEYIGRSDSGSVTGRLHLADRLRELEAQLTYERSPEYRQSLVGTLGRQPRFV; this is encoded by the coding sequence ATGTCCGTAGTCGAACGCCGCCAGATCAACGCAGCCATCAACCTGAGGCTTTCGTTGCTGGGCCTGCCCCATCCCGACAGCAATGCTGAGAGCCCCGATGCGATCCTTGTGGAGCCGCTGCTGGCCCGCCAGCGCGAGTTGAGTCGGCGGTTGAAGGATCGGCTCAGTGCCCCCGACCTGCGCATCCAGCGCTTCCTCGACGACTACCTGGCCGACTGCGATGAGCACCCCCAGCTGCCACGCACCACCTTGGTGCTCGACGAGCCGGGCCTGGCCCGCGGCCTGTCGCTGCCGGTGGACGGCGACGAATTCCATTCCGACATCGTGGCGTCATATCGCCTTGTCAACGGCGTATTGCACAACCCCAAGCATGACCGGCGCACCACCGCCGGGGTGTTCCACATCTCCACCGGCGGCCTGCCCATCCCCCAGGACAAGGTGGAGGTGGACAAGAACGTCTACGCCCGCATCCTGGCGCGCGCCTTCCAAGCCCCCGACGAGGAGCTGGCGCTGCCCTACACCGCCAACCTGCCCGAGCAGGCGCACTGTTGGGCGTCGCTGCTCATGCGCCCCACGGTGTTGCCGGCCGTGCCCGGGCGCACCACCGAGAAGAGCTACGAGGTGCACTTCATCGTGCCCGGTGGCCTGATGTGCAACCTGGACTTCGTGGAGGGCATCTTCGGCAATGCCGGCGACCCCTACCTGCCCGAGAACGACGCCTCGCTCGACCCGGACAGCTGGACCGGCCACACCGGCTGCGTGATCCTGGCCCCGCATCTCACCACGATGACCAAGAAGAGCCTGGGCATGCCGCACTACGACGACGCCACCGAGCGCCAGCGTCGCGATGGCCAGTGCTGGCGCCACGAGGACGACCTCTACAACGACGGCAAGGCCTTCAAGGTGTGTGCCCGCGATGAGCGCGGCGTGATCGTCACCGTGATCGCCGACAACTACTTCGGCTATTGCAAGAAGGAGGTGAAGACCCAGATCAGCTATTCGGCCAACCTGTTGGGCGGTGCCGAGGAGGAGCACTCCGGCGGCGCCGAGGTGTATCCGGCATGGAACCTGAACCAGGACTTCACTGACCGCACGCCCGACGACTTCACGCTGGCCGATGTGATCTCCACCAATCGCGAGCTGCTGGACGTGCGCCCCGAGGGATATGCCGTCTACAAGCCCGAACCCAATATCGTGTTCATTCCGGAGCATTCGCATTATTCGATGCGCACCCAGACGATCAGCTGGACCGCCCATGGCGCCGAGCAGACCATCAAGTTGCTGGCCGGCAAGCACTATCTGTCGCCTGACGGCTATCGCATCCATGCCAAGCACCGTGAGATGGATGCCACCCAGTGGCACCTGATCGGCACCTCGTCGCGGGCGGTCACCTGCCACAAGCCGGCCACGGTGTCGGGTGGCGGCAAGAGCGAGATCAGCAAGTCGATCAGTGACGCCTTCGTGTTCGGCAATGCCTTCTCGCACGATATCGACAGCGCCATGGACCAGGTGCAGGCACTCTTCGACACCGATTTCACCAATCGCTTTGCCGACGCGTCCCGCAACGGCACCGATCATCGTCCGGTGCTGTCGATTGACCGCTCGCTGGGTTCGGTGATCAAGCTGCTCACCCCGTCAATCCAGTACAACGACGAATACAACGCCTTCCTCGAGGGCATTGAGCCCGATGTGAAGGAATTGGCGTTCACCGTCAAGCGCTATTACCTGCCCGAATGGGGTGAGGACTGGCGCAGCCATTTCACCGTGGGCATCATGAATGGCCGGCACGGGAACATGGTGCGCCTGGACGGCAAGAAGATCATCACCAATATGTTGCGGGTGGGTTTCCGTGAGGACGGCTCGTGGCGCCTGTTCACGCTGCGCCCCGATTACAGCCCGGCCGTGAAGGTGCAGACCGAGGACGACATCACCGCCAGCACGGTGACCCCGCCGTGGGAGGACGCCGAGGGCCTGCCGCGCAAGTACGTGACCAACTGCGAGCACCTGCTGTTCCAGCGTCCTGACGATGCGATCCACCGCGGCTACGACAAGCAGGCCGAGTTCGACCTGGCCAGCGGCACCGACACCTTCATCTCGAACTTCGAGCCGCTCACCCATGAGCAGGCACGCGACCTGCTGACCGATGTGCAGGCCTACAGCGAGTTCACCAAGCCGGTGCGCAAGCTCATCGAGCGGGTTGCCGCGATGCCCGACGACCAGTCGCCCGAGTTCTGGGTGTGCTCCGATGATCCGCGCCACCTGCCCGACGGCGGCCGGTCGAAGAACCCGCGCTACCTGCAGGTGCGTCCCACCGACTCCAACCCGGAGCTGACCACGGTGGCCGATGTGGCCGGCAAGCTGGCACGCAAGCTCCCACTGGCAGGCCATGCGCCGCAGCCGATCGACGTGGTCGCCGCGGGCCGGCGCAACAATCCGCCGGAGGACAAGGTTCCGGCGCTGTGCGCCTACAACCCGCTGCACTACATGGAGCTGCCCGAGCTGTTCATGGAGTACATCAGCTCGATGACCGGCAAGTCGCCGTCCACCACGGGTGCCGGCTCGGAGGGCGCGCTCACCAAGGGCCCATTCAACGCACTACCTGCCGTCTACGACCTGAATGCGGCTCTGCTGAGCTATGCGCTCACCGACTATGACGGCTGGCTCAGCTCGGCGGGCTATATCGGACCGAATGCCCGGGTTGACCACGACATCTCGATGCTGATTCCCGAACTGTTCTCGCACATGGGGCCCAACGATCGCAATACGAAGCGGTTGATCTCCGAGGGCTACCTGGAGAAGATGCAGGACTTCGACTTCGACGGGCACCGCGTGCTGGCGAGTCGGCTCGGCTACCGCATCAATGATCGCTTCGTCACCCACTACTTCGGACGCATCTTCCTGCACCCCGATGTGGTGTTCAGCGAGGAAATGTTGCGCCCTGAGCTCCAGGACGAGAAGATCTTCGCCGATTCGATCGATGTGATCGTCAAGACGCACCAGCGGGTGGCACAAATGTACTTCGACGACGGCACCGTGTCGCTGGCCTGCCCGCCGATCCGGGCGCTGCTGGAGATCATGGCGCACGGCGCGTCGGCCGAGGGTTGGACGCTGGACAGCCCGGAGTTCCGCAAGCTGTTCGAGCGCGAGTCGGTGCTGGCGTCGGATTGGTATGCGCAGCGCCTCGACGCCAAGCAGGCCGAGGACGTGAAGCAGGCCGAGGAGGGCGTCGAGCGCCTCAAGGAGTACATCGGGCGCTCCGATTCGGGTTCGGTGACCGGACGCCTGCACCTGGCCGATCGCCTGCGTGAGCTGGAGGCGCAGTTGACCTACGAACGCTCGCCGGAATACCGCCAGTCGCTGGTGGGCACGCTGGGACGTCAGCCCAGGTTCGTCTGA